One Brachyspira pilosicoli P43/6/78 genomic window carries:
- a CDS encoding response regulator encodes MAKTILIVDDSNTARASVEYTLKKGSYDVISADDGTTGLEAVNKAANIDMIITDLNMPKMDGIEFIKNVRKFDKYKYTPILMLTTESQDDKKMEGKAAGASGWLVKPFNPTQLLDVVKRFLN; translated from the coding sequence ATGGCTAAAACAATACTAATAGTAGACGATTCAAATACTGCTAGAGCATCTGTTGAGTATACTTTGAAGAAGGGGAGTTATGATGTAATTTCTGCTGATGACGGTACTACTGGATTAGAAGCTGTAAATAAGGCTGCAAATATTGATATGATTATTACAGATTTGAATATGCCTAAGATGGATGGTATAGAGTTTATTAAGAATGTTAGAAAATTTGATAAGTATAAATATACTCCTATACTTATGCTTACAACAGAATCTCAAGATGATAAGAAGATGGAAGGTAAGGCAGCAGGAGCTAGCGGTTGGTTAGTAAAACCTTTCAACCCTACACAGCTTTTAGATGTTGTTAAACGTTTTTTAAATTAA
- a CDS encoding chemotaxis protein CheA, which translates to MFDSDEFISIFLSEANEIVEGLENDLVLLEDNKSDEDLLNKIFRSAHTLKSSAGTVGFTTMSELNHVAENLLEKVRSGKLDVTPQMITVLLEFLDTVKLMLQNIVDGVGEADGVTNIESLKAKIKAIAEGNDINTVSVEKKEEAPKTEEKPKEESKASSSNNMFHIEMIFKPSIFDNGIDPLMFLNDLKAIGTVSNLKIDISNVPAISDLEDPYACYTQFSLDIETASTIEQVQNIFLFVIDDNDINITEKVEEKVEETKAAEEKVEEKAEEKAEEKHEEDKKEEAHDDKAKENKAAPASKPTGTKVQAPSTVRVDIRKLDSLMNLIGELVIAQSRIMQLTQNLDIDNGLKEAVSSMDRTSRQIQEEVMNIRMMPIGPIFTQFHRYVRDLNLELNKEVKLVLKGETTEIDKNMLEQLSDPLKHIIRNSMDHGIEKTKEERIARGKPEFGTITMSAAHQEGHVVIEVSDDGNGLNKEKIFNKAVEKGLLSKDGNYSDAEIYRTIFSPGLSTAEKVTDISGRGVGMDVVRANVEKMKGKIEIKSAEGVGSTFIIKLPLTLAIIEGITFAIGEQIYVMPLISIIEQIKIKSDQVKPFEGKGEMIKIRDEYLPLIRLHKVFEIDTQVNEIDDGIVVVVEAGYRKCAIFVDELLDQQQVVIKSLDSAFSKHAGIAGGTILGDGRIALIIDIQGLVNISLQNKVNNGVK; encoded by the coding sequence ATGTTTGATAGTGATGAATTTATTTCGATATTTTTGAGTGAGGCTAATGAAATAGTTGAAGGACTTGAAAATGATTTAGTTTTGCTCGAAGATAATAAAAGTGATGAAGACCTTTTAAATAAAATATTTAGAAGTGCCCATACTTTAAAATCTTCTGCTGGTACTGTTGGTTTCACTACAATGAGTGAGTTAAACCACGTTGCAGAAAACTTATTGGAGAAGGTAAGAAGCGGTAAATTAGATGTTACACCGCAGATGATTACTGTTCTATTAGAGTTTTTGGACACTGTAAAACTTATGCTTCAAAATATAGTAGATGGTGTTGGCGAAGCAGACGGCGTTACAAATATAGAAAGCTTAAAAGCTAAAATAAAAGCTATAGCTGAAGGAAATGATATAAATACTGTATCTGTAGAGAAAAAAGAAGAAGCACCTAAAACAGAGGAAAAACCTAAAGAAGAGAGTAAAGCATCTTCTTCAAATAATATGTTTCATATTGAAATGATATTTAAACCTAGTATTTTTGACAATGGTATAGACCCTCTTATGTTTTTAAATGACCTTAAGGCTATAGGTACTGTTAGTAATTTAAAAATAGATATTAGTAATGTTCCTGCTATATCTGACTTAGAAGATCCTTATGCTTGTTACACTCAATTTTCATTGGATATTGAAACTGCTTCTACTATAGAGCAAGTTCAAAATATATTCTTATTTGTTATAGATGATAATGATATTAATATTACTGAGAAAGTAGAAGAAAAAGTTGAAGAAACTAAGGCTGCTGAAGAAAAAGTTGAAGAAAAGGCAGAAGAGAAAGCCGAAGAAAAACATGAAGAAGATAAGAAAGAAGAAGCTCATGATGATAAGGCTAAAGAAAATAAGGCAGCTCCTGCTTCTAAACCTACAGGAACTAAGGTTCAGGCTCCTTCTACTGTAAGGGTTGATATAAGAAAATTAGACAGCTTGATGAACTTGATTGGAGAGCTTGTTATAGCACAATCAAGAATAATGCAGCTAACACAAAATTTAGATATAGATAATGGCTTAAAAGAGGCAGTTAGTTCTATGGACAGAACCTCAAGACAAATACAGGAAGAGGTTATGAACATAAGAATGATGCCTATAGGACCTATATTTACACAATTCCATAGATATGTAAGAGACCTTAATTTGGAATTAAACAAAGAAGTAAAATTAGTTCTTAAAGGTGAAACTACAGAGATAGATAAAAATATGTTGGAGCAATTATCTGACCCTCTTAAACATATTATTAGAAACTCTATGGACCATGGTATAGAAAAAACTAAAGAAGAGAGAATTGCAAGAGGAAAACCTGAGTTTGGTACTATTACAATGTCAGCAGCTCACCAAGAGGGACATGTTGTTATAGAGGTGTCTGATGATGGTAATGGATTAAACAAAGAGAAAATATTTAACAAAGCTGTAGAAAAAGGTTTGTTATCAAAAGACGGCAATTACTCTGATGCTGAAATATATAGAACAATATTTAGCCCAGGTTTATCAACAGCAGAAAAAGTTACTGACATATCTGGAAGGGGTGTTGGTATGGACGTTGTTAGGGCTAATGTTGAAAAGATGAAAGGAAAGATTGAGATAAAGAGTGCCGAAGGAGTTGGAAGCACATTTATTATTAAACTTCCTTTAACTTTAGCTATTATAGAAGGTATTACTTTTGCTATAGGTGAACAGATTTATGTAATGCCTTTAATATCTATCATAGAGCAGATAAAAATTAAAAGCGACCAGGTTAAACCTTTTGAAGGCAAGGGAGAGATGATAAAAATCAGAGATGAATATTTACCTCTCATAAGACTTCACAAGGTATTTGAGATAGATACTCAAGTTAATGAGATAGATGATGGTATAGTTGTAGTTGTTGAGGCAGGATATAGAAAATGTGCTATATTTGTAGATGAGTTACTTGATCAGCAGCAGGTTGTTATTAAGTCTTTGGACTCTGCTTTCAGCAAACATGCAGGAATTGCTGGGGGTACTATACTTGGAGATGGTAGAATAGCTCTTATTATAGATATACAGGGACTTGTTAATATATCTTTACAGAATAAAGTTAATAATGGCGTTAAATAA
- a CDS encoding chemotaxis protein CheW yields the protein MLDNQKINASEIAQIGGVGIGAEENASTEPSQQFLVFKIDNEEYALDVLSIEGIVGVTTITPVPGSPKYMRGLINLRGNILHIVDIRMRFGLERRDDRSIENDVIIVISTSNRRFGILADMVSDVITVYESQMTATPIANVSGLQISNVIRLENKIIMVLPIEDIVKSNDAISKAIV from the coding sequence ATGTTGGATAATCAAAAAATTAATGCTAGTGAAATAGCACAGATTGGCGGTGTGGGTATAGGTGCTGAAGAAAATGCTTCCACAGAGCCAAGTCAGCAATTTCTTGTTTTTAAGATAGACAACGAAGAATATGCTCTTGATGTGCTAAGTATAGAGGGTATAGTTGGTGTTACTACTATTACTCCTGTGCCTGGAAGTCCTAAATATATGAGAGGGCTTATTAATTTAAGAGGTAATATTTTACATATAGTTGATATAAGAATGCGTTTTGGACTTGAAAGAAGAGATGACCGTTCTATAGAAAATGATGTTATTATAGTAATATCTACCTCTAATAGAAGATTTGGCATACTTGCAGATATGGTTTCTGATGTTATTACTGTTTATGAAAGTCAGATGACTGCTACTCCTATTGCTAATGTTAGCGGATTACAGATATCTAATGTTATTAGACTTGAAAATAAGATTATTATGGTTCTTCCTATAGAGGATATAGTAAAATCCAATGATGCTATAAGTAAGGCTATAGTTTGA
- a CDS encoding CheR family methyltransferase, producing the protein MSELNLAPLTDSEFNELVRIIYDKTRIQMSEHKRALVTSRISKRIRALNMSSFKEYIDYLKGAPDEEVTNFINAVTTNKTDFFRENKHFEYMKTTFLPNWEKSYKEGKVNNLRIWSAACSTGEEPYTIAMTLHDYFGERFNHYDIKILASDIDTNVLSHACAGIYKEETVETIQTNTLKKYFLKGTGNNAGLYKVKNILQKCISFRQLNFKDEDFDIHTKFDLIFCRNVIIYFDKEFQKELFNKFYRYMKEDSYVFIGHSETLFGISDLFKYISSNIYKKI; encoded by the coding sequence ATGAGTGAATTAAATCTTGCACCTTTAACAGACAGTGAGTTTAATGAGTTAGTTAGAATTATTTATGATAAAACTCGTATACAAATGTCTGAACATAAAAGAGCTTTAGTTACTTCTAGAATAAGTAAAAGAATTAGAGCTTTAAATATGTCTTCTTTTAAAGAGTATATAGACTATTTAAAAGGTGCTCCTGATGAAGAGGTTACTAATTTCATCAATGCTGTTACTACAAATAAAACTGACTTCTTTAGAGAAAATAAACATTTTGAATATATGAAAACTACTTTTCTTCCAAATTGGGAAAAAAGCTACAAAGAAGGAAAAGTTAATAATTTAAGAATATGGTCTGCTGCTTGTTCTACAGGTGAGGAGCCTTATACTATTGCTATGACTCTTCATGATTATTTTGGAGAGAGATTTAATCATTATGATATAAAAATTTTAGCAAGCGATATAGATACTAATGTGCTTAGCCATGCATGTGCTGGAATATATAAAGAGGAGACTGTAGAAACTATTCAAACTAATACTTTAAAAAAATATTTTCTTAAAGGTACTGGAAATAATGCTGGCCTTTATAAAGTGAAAAATATTTTGCAAAAATGTATATCTTTTAGACAGCTTAATTTTAAAGATGAAGATTTTGATATACATACTAAATTTGATTTAATATTTTGTAGAAATGTAATAATTTATTTTGATAAAGAGTTCCAAAAGGAATTATTTAATAAATTTTATAGATATATGAAAGAAGATAGTTATGTATTTATAGGGCATTCTGAAACATTGTTTGGTATTTCAGATTTATTTAAATATATTTCTAGCAATATCTATAAAAAGATTTAA
- a CDS encoding chemotaxis protein CheD has translation MLDFPSAANSNFKRITIYIGGYYASRQPAVIKTVLGSCISVCLFENNLKFGGMNHFMLPEMKEWENPEDDYNYTRYGLYAMEVLINEIIKLGGKKANLTAKIFGGGHVLTGMTSNVLQVPDKNIRFARKFLADENIPIISEDVGGSWPRKVFFFNTENRVLMKKIEGKTKEFSAEQEIKYSKNLQQKIEEKSDITLF, from the coding sequence ATGTTAGATTTTCCATCAGCTGCCAACAGCAATTTTAAAAGAATAACAATATATATAGGCGGTTATTATGCCTCTAGACAGCCTGCGGTAATAAAAACAGTTTTGGGAAGTTGTATTTCGGTTTGTTTGTTTGAGAATAATTTGAAATTTGGCGGCATGAATCACTTTATGCTCCCTGAAATGAAAGAATGGGAGAATCCTGAAGATGATTATAATTATACTAGATATGGTCTTTATGCTATGGAGGTGTTAATAAACGAAATAATTAAACTTGGAGGAAAAAAGGCTAATCTTACTGCTAAAATATTTGGAGGCGGACACGTTTTGACTGGAATGACTAGTAATGTGCTTCAAGTACCAGATAAAAATATTAGATTCGCTAGAAAATTTTTAGCTGATGAAAATATCCCTATTATTAGTGAAGATGTTGGAGGCTCTTGGCCTAGAAAGGTGTTTTTTTTCAACACTGAAAATAGAGTACTTATGAAAAAGATTGAAGGTAAAACTAAAGAGTTCTCTGCTGAACAAGAAATTAAGTATTCTAAAAACTTACAACAAAAAATTGAAGAGAAATCTGATATTACATTATTTTAA
- a CDS encoding protein-glutamate methylesterase/protein-glutamine glutaminase has translation MANKIKVLSIDDSALIRQLLTKIVNSDPDLEMVATAANPILAEAKLKTIKPDIITLDIEMPEMDGITYLKKLMINNPIPVIMFSSLLDKHRELALDALNIGAFDYVIKPSANVRGGVEELATDLVEKIKNAYNNRAKFYKKHGVAMPTETTTNITHNRVVVEAPKTSGFKVYPKNNADIILPLVPSREVAMDKIILIGSSTGGTEALIECLKNVTPSAPPIVIAQHMPEHFTTSFARRLNTVLKIEVFESEDGMSIGRGQAVLARGGKHTMIKVKNGKYYIEVVDGEPVTRHKPSVDVLFRSGAVYAKNKAIGIILTGMGDDGANGMKEMKDAGAYNIAQNEETCTVFGMPREAIARGGVDEILPLDRILAAALKKA, from the coding sequence ATGGCTAATAAAATTAAAGTTTTATCCATTGATGATAGTGCATTGATAAGACAATTGCTTACAAAAATTGTTAATTCTGACCCTGATTTGGAAATGGTTGCCACTGCTGCTAACCCTATACTTGCAGAGGCTAAATTAAAAACTATAAAACCTGATATTATTACTTTAGATATAGAAATGCCTGAAATGGACGGTATTACTTATCTTAAAAAACTTATGATTAATAATCCTATTCCTGTAATAATGTTTAGTTCTTTGCTTGATAAACATAGAGAATTAGCATTAGATGCTTTAAATATTGGTGCTTTTGATTATGTTATTAAGCCTTCTGCTAATGTAAGAGGCGGTGTTGAGGAACTAGCTACAGATTTAGTTGAAAAGATAAAAAACGCTTATAACAACAGAGCTAAGTTTTATAAAAAGCATGGTGTTGCTATGCCTACAGAAACTACTACTAATATTACTCATAATAGAGTTGTGGTAGAAGCTCCTAAAACTTCAGGATTTAAAGTTTATCCAAAAAATAATGCTGATATTATACTTCCGCTTGTACCTTCTAGAGAAGTTGCTATGGATAAAATTATACTTATAGGCTCTTCTACAGGCGGTACTGAGGCTTTGATAGAATGTTTAAAAAATGTTACACCTTCTGCTCCTCCTATAGTAATAGCTCAGCACATGCCTGAACATTTTACTACTTCTTTTGCTAGGAGATTGAATACTGTATTAAAAATAGAAGTTTTTGAATCTGAAGATGGTATGAGTATAGGACGCGGTCAGGCAGTACTTGCAAGAGGCGGAAAGCATACTATGATAAAAGTTAAAAATGGAAAGTATTATATTGAAGTTGTAGATGGTGAGCCTGTTACTAGACATAAACCTTCTGTAGATGTACTTTTTAGAAGCGGTGCTGTATATGCTAAAAATAAAGCTATAGGTATCATACTTACTGGAATGGGTGATGATGGTGCTAATGGTATGAAAGAAATGAAAGATGCCGGTGCTTATAACATTGCTCAAAACGAAGAGACTTGTACTGTTTTTGGTATGCCAAGAGAGGCTATTGCTAGAGGCGGTGTAGATGAGATACTTCCGCTTGATAGAATATTAGCCGCTGCTCTTAAAAAAGCATAA